A single region of the Brassica rapa cultivar Chiifu-401-42 chromosome A03, CAAS_Brap_v3.01, whole genome shotgun sequence genome encodes:
- the LOC103861226 gene encoding subtilisin-like protease SBT3.1 gives MFLPLRLFFVTIAFAFLANVTSIDLPEPDFTIGPGHGGGAPDPARVEAPPVVVPFVPKSPVYIIYLGATKHADPKLVAQSHLEILKSVLGSEEAAKNSMIYNYQYGFSGFAAKLKPAEAHKLKNHPEVITLVINRKLLMQTTRTWDYLGLFSTPASSKGLLQGSNMGSGAIIGVIDSGIWSESGVFDDNGYGPTPKQWKGQCVSGDQFKAEDCNKKLIGAKYYMDGLNADLATSINSSTEHISPRDHNGHGTQVSSTVAGSFLSNLAFPGLSAGSIMRGAAPKAHIAMYKACWDVQGGMCSVADVWKAFDEAINDGVDVLSVSIGGLFRDLDVEVDIAIPALHAVNKGITVVSPAGNGGPRGTTVINISPWIITVAATTLDRSLSAFITLDNNQTFMGQSMYTGPELGFTDVMFSADMSSVATVKGKVVMYFEKERPMPGPEILQRNGAVGVIYVRTPSSRLECPANFPCIYIEIDIGSKIYFHMETTSSPKVKISPFKAVIGESVASIVGGSSSRGPSSFSPAILKPDIAAPGLNLLTPRIPTDEDTSEFAYSGTSMATPVIAGIVALLKNSHPTWSPAAIKSAIVTTARSTDPYGEPLTAEGTTPKIADAFDYGGGLVDMEKATDPGLVYDMDMNDYVHYLCSAALYSDKRVSALTGNVTTKCPSSSSSILDINVPSITIPDLKGNVKVITRTVTNVGPVDSVYKPVIKAPLGFDVKVSPEELVFNKGTSKAAFTVSVSSGSYKANTGFFFGSLTWSDGLHNVTIPVSVRANFIDNFYL, from the exons ATGTTTCTTCCTTTAAGATTGTTTTTTGTTACAATAGCATTTGCTTTTCTTGCAAACGTAACATCAATTGACCTCCCCGAACCCGACTTTACCATCGGTCCCGGGCATGGAGGAGGC GCACCTGATCCCGCTAGAGTAGAGGCACCCCCGGTGGTGGTGCCTTTCGTCCCCAAGTCTCCG GTTTATATCATTTACTTGGGTGCCACGAAACACGCTGATCCCAAGTTGGTGGCTCAATCGCATCTTGAAATCTTGAAATCGGTTCTTGGAAG CGAAGAAGCAGCCAAAAACTCAATGATCTATAACTATCAATATGGATTTTCTGGCTTTGCAGCCAAGCTCAAACCAGCCGAGGCACATAAACTGAAAA ATCATCCTGAAGTTATTACTCTTGTGATAAACCGAAAACTTCTGATGCAAACAACACGGACATGGGATTACTTAGGTCTTTTTTCAACTCCAGCTTCATCTAAAGGTCTTCTACAAGGGTCCAACATGGGTAGTGGTGCTATTATTGGCGTTATTGACTCTG GCATATGGTCAGAATCAGGGGTCTTTGATGACAATGGATATGGACCGACACCGAAACAATGGAAAGGACAATGCGTATCCGGGGACCAGTTCAAAGCTGAAGATTGCAACAAGAAGCTTATTGGTGCTAAGTACTACATGGATGGTCTTAATGCTGATCTCGCAACAAGTATCAACAGCAGCACAGAACATATATCTCCTAGAGATCACAATGGCCACGGGACACAAGTTTCCTCAACGGTGGCTGGTTCTTTCCTTTCTAACTTGGCTTTCCCAGGCCTCTCAGCTGGGTCAATCATGAGAGGTGCTGCTCCTAAGGCGCATATAGCCATGTATAAAGCATGTTGGGACGTGCAAGGAGGGATGTGTTCGGTTGCTGACGTCTGgaaagcttttgatgaagctaTTAATGACGGTGTTGATGTTTTGTCGGTTTCTATCGGTGGCTTATTCAGGGATCTTGACGTTGAAGTTGACATCGCGATTCCAGCGTTACACGCTGTGAACAAAGGCATCACTGTTGTTTCTCCAGCTGGTAATGGAGGACCACGCGGTACTACGGTTATTAACATTTCTCCATGGATAATAACTGTAGCTGCGACCACCCTTGACCGTTCTTTATCCGCATTTATCACACTCGACAACAATCAAACGTTCATG GGTCAGAGTATGTACACAGGACCAGAACTTGGCTTCACTGATGTGATGTTTAGTGCCGATATGTCTAGTGTTGCTACAGTAAAGGGCAAAGTTGTGATGTACTTCGAAAAAGAGAGGCCGATGCCTGGACCAGAGATTCTTCAGAGGAATGGTGCTGTTGGTGTAATATATGTGAGAACCCCTAGTAGTCGTTTGGAATGTCCTGCAAACTTTCCATGTATCTACATTGAAATCGACATTGGTTCCAAGATTTATTTCCACATGGAAACTACGAG CTCACCAAAGGTTAAGATAAGCCCATTCAAGGCAGTAATTGGTGAAAGTGTAGCAAGTATCGTTGGAGGCTCATCTTCCAGAGGGCCTAGTTCATTTTCACCTGCCATTCTTAAG CCGGATATAGCAGCACCTGGTTTGAACTTACTAACACCTAGAATACCGACAGACGAAGATACTAGTGAGTTCGCCTACTCGGGAACATCAATGGCAACTCCTGTTATTGCTGGAATCGTAGCACTCCTCAAGAATTCACATCCTACTTGGTCTCCTGCTGCAATCAAGTCAGCTATTGTCACAAcag CCAGGAGCACCGATCCATACGGTGAGCCTCTAACCGCAGAGGGAACCACACCAAAGATAGCCGATGCATTTGACTACGGGGGAGGTCTTGTGGATATGGAGAAAGCCACAGATCCGGGTCTTGTTTACGACATGGACATGAATGATTACGTACATTACTTATGTTCCGCAGCTCTCTACTCGGACAAGAGAGTTTCTGCTCTAACCGGAAACGTCACTACCAAGTGTCCGAGCTCAAGTTCATCGATTCTTGATATCAACGTACCTTCTATTACCATTCCAGACCTCAAGGGAAACGTCAAAGTGATTACCCGAACCGTGACCAACGTTGGACCTGTGGACTCGGTTTACAAGCCCGTGATCAAGGCTCCTCTTGGATTCGACGTAAAGGTTTCACCGGAGGAGCTAGTGTTTAACAAAGGAACCAGCAAGGCTGCGTTTACGGTGAGTGTGTCATCAGGCTCATACAAAGCGAACACTGGCTTTTTCTTTGGGAGTTTGACTTGGAGTGATGGACTACACAATGTCACAATCCCAGTTTCTGTGAGGGCAAATTTCATCGATAACTTTTACCTGTAA
- the LOC103861227 gene encoding subtilisin-like protease SBT3.12: MGFVKGSSKAFLIIGLLFLLDCVFAQECTTEEPQVYVVHLGAKQHDDPELILASHHKMLESVFNSSEAAKESIVYNYRHGFSGFAASLTSSQAKKLKERPDVFSVASNRKLTLQSTRTYDYLGLSPNQPSGILHDSNMGSELVVGIIDSGIWPESAGFSDEGLGPIPKHWKGKCVGGRGFDPAKHCNKKIVGARYYTNRFTEKTGKTISPEDYLSPRGLISHGTECASIAAGGFVPDASYEGLAPGLMRGAAPKARIAAYKVLFDSDEMGTGVSDCTMAIDDAINDGVDVISISIGPDGPPYHTYTTVGEDAELGSFHAVMKGIPVVMAGANAGPGAYTVSNVAPWMFTVGASTLDRNFYVDVTLGNNLTIPCQALYTGPEVSGELIYVEDWQTDTSDRKGKISLTFMKDDAESLFAVNTLGGAGAIIARGSDYFTEFFFEKPGVATNFEVGNKILQYIRSTSSPTVRISGGKTFVGRPKQTTVAAFSGRGPNPSAPAILKPDIVAPGALVLSADITNGYFTGFAINMGTSYSAPAIAGILILLKSLHPDWSPAALKSAIMTTAWKTDPYGGPIYSESMPRKLADPFDYGAGLVNPQRAGDPGLVYDLNLDDYIHFFCASGYNDTSIALLTGKDAKCPSPLPSILDFNYPAITIPEVKDEVTVSRTVTNVGPVDSVYRAVIEPPRGVKIAVEPETLVFNASTKILGFKVRVTTSHKNNMPVYLFGSFTWTDGTRNVTIPLSVRTRV; this comes from the exons ATGGGGTTTGTGAAGGGAAGTTCGAAAGCATTTCTCATCATTGGACTCTTGTTCCTTTTAGATTGCGTATTTGCTCAAGAATGCACCACTGAGGAGCCACAG GTTTATGTAGTGCATTTAGGCGCGAAGCAACACGATGATCCTGAGTTGATCTTAGCATCGCACCACAAGATGTTGGAATCAGTTTTTAATAG CTCGGAAGCTGCTAAAGAGTCCATCGTCTACAACTATCGCCATGGGTTTTCAGGGTTTGCTGCCAGCCTTACATCGTCACAAGCTAAGAAACTTAAAG AGCGTCCAGATGTATTCAGTGTGGCATCAAACCGAAAGCTTACGTTGCAGTCCACTAGGACTTACGACTACTTGGGGCTTTCGCCGAATCAGCCCAGTGGAATTCTCCATGACAGCAACATGGGAAGTGAACTTGTGGTTGGTATTATCGACTCAGGAATATGGCCGGAGTCGGCGGGTTTTAGCGACGAAGGGCTTGGACCGATACCTAAACATTGGAAGGGGAAGTGTGTAGGCGGAAGGGGATTTGACCCAGCAAAGCATTGCAACAAGAAGATAGTAGGAGCACGGTACTACACAAATCGCTTTACTGAGAAAACAGGGAAAACTATCAGCCCTGAGGACTATCTGTCCCCTAGAGGTTTGATATCACACGGAACAGAATGCGCTTCAATTGCAGCCGGCGGATTCGTTCCTGACGCGTCATATGAAGGTCTTGCACCTGGACTCATGAGAGGCGCTGCTCCAAAGGCACGTATAGCTGCCTACAAGGTTCTCTTCGATTCAGATGAAATGGGTACTGGCGTTTCAGATTGTACCATGGCAATCGATGATGCCATCAATGATGGCGTTGATGTAATATCGATTTCAATCGGCCCAGATGGACCTCCTTACCATACATATACCACAGTTGGGGAAGATGCTGAGCTTGGTTCGTTCCACGCGGTGATGAAGGGAATACCTGTTGTTATGGCTGGTGCTAATGCCGGCCCAGGTGCTTACACTGTGAGTAATGTAGCTCCCTGGATGTTCACTGTTGGTGCAAGTACCCTTGACCGTAACTTTTATGTAGACGTGACTCTTGGCAATAACCTTACCATACCT TGTCAAGCTTTGTATACGGGTCCCGAAGTATCTGGTGAATTAATTTACGTAGAAGACTGGCAGACCGACACTTCTGATCGAAAGGGAAAAATTTCCCTAACGTTTATGAAAGATGATGCGGAGAGTTTGTTTGCTGTGAACACCCTCGGTGGCGCTGGTGCGATCATTGCACGAGGTTCGGATTATTTCACTGAGTTCTTTTTCGAGAAGCCAGGCGTCGCCACAAACTTTGAAGTCGGAAATAAGATTCTACAATACATCCGCTCCACAAG TTCGCCAACGGTTAGAATAAGTGGAGGTAAAACGTTCGTGGGACGTCCAAAACAAACTACAGTAGCAGCATTCTCTGGGAGAGGGCCTAATCCAAGCGCTCCAGCTATTCTCAag CCTGATATCGTAGCCCCCGGTGCGTTGGTTTTATCAGCTGACATTACAAACGGTTATTTCACAGGATTCGCCATAAATATGGGAACATCCTATTCCGCTCCTGCTATTGCCGGAATCCTCATACTACTCAAATCTCTACACCCTGACTGGTCTCCTGCCGCTTTAAAATCCGCTATCATGACTACAG CGTGGAAGACTGATCCATATGGAGGTCCAATCTATTCGGAATCAATGCCAAGGAAGCTGGCAGATCCTTTTGACTACGGTGCTGGACTAGTGAACCCGCAGAGAGCCGGAGATCCTGGACTAGTTTACGACCTGAACCTCGACGACTACATCCACTTTTTCTGCGCCTCTGGCTACAACGACACATCAATAGCTTTACTCACCGGGAAAGATGCTAAATGCCCGTCTCCCTTACCTTCTATTCTCGACTTTAACTATCCAGCCATCACTATTCCTGAGGTTAAAGATGAAGTGACCGTCTCCAGAACGGTGACCAACGTTGGACCTGTGGATTCGGTTTATAGAGCCGTGATCGAGCCTCCGAGAGGTGTCAAGATTGCTGTTGAGCCGGAGACTCTGGTGTTCAACGCGAGCACGAAGATACTTGGGTTCAAAGTTAGGGTCACGACGAGTCATAAGAATAACATGCCGGTTTACTTATTTGGTAGCTTCACGTGGACTGATGGTACACGAAACGTTACCATTCCTTTGTCTGTAAGGACTCGGGTTTGA